In the Manis javanica isolate MJ-LG chromosome 12, MJ_LKY, whole genome shotgun sequence genome, one interval contains:
- the RUFY4 gene encoding RUN and FYVE domain-containing protein 4 isoform X2 has protein sequence MAEEGASLKVTRDLKAAISAILQRYGGGQQPVTDASAELHRLCGCLELLLQFDQKEQKSFLRPQKTYWDFLCTALWQQRGDTELVRFVHSQDKLKTPLGRGRAFIRFCLVQGQLAESLQLCLLNPELTREWYGPQSPLVCPELQEDLLDSLYTLNGVTFNLDLQWPDLDGAWPMFSESCCSNSRLTQGRRPRKAKDSSKQISATSGGPTGVQPEEPHASQAGCLQDARREDWSAGLPTSQQHNHPPPSLGKKREDPRNLRPSQSMWESEGEELQQDQKGAPRTGVSLENSTLSFQGQGEGTKGALREIEAEAEGRGALPGAEGQRTTAGAHEGEAEWGHVHTLLAPSPKEMIMDTMSRNRQGWGMPHIPREPQVLRGLGAKEGCTTEKLQEQGVTSVTGREEQAEVALKDVVKSLRQGLWKTKEQAQHQEQLLKEQEWLLKTLQEQLSSLVDFLEPSRSH, from the exons atgGCAGAAGAGGGGGCCAGCCTCAAGGTTACCAGGGACCTGAAAG CTGCCATCTCGGCCATCCTCCAGCGCTatgggggtgggcagcagccAGTGACAGATGCCAGTGCGGAGCTGCACAGACTCTGTGGGTGCCTGGAGCTGCTGCTACAG TTTGACCAGAAAGAGCAGAAGAGCTTCCTGAGGCCTCAGAAGACTTACTGGGACTTCCTCTGCACTGCCCTGTGGCAGCAGCGGGGGGACACAGAGCTGGTCCGATTCGTCCACTCACAGGACAAG TTGAAGACCCCACTGGGAAGAGGCCGGGCTTTTATCCGATTCTGCCTTGTCCAGGGACAGCTGGCTGAGTCCCTGCAGCTCTGCCTCCTGAACCCAGAGCTGACCAG GGAATGGTATGGCCCCCAGAGCCCTCTGGTGTGCCCTGAACTCCAGGAAGACCTCCTGGACTCCCTCTACACTCTCAATGGGGTGACCTTCAACTTGGACCTGCAGTGGCCTGACCTGGATGGGGCCTGGCCCATGTTCTCAGA GTCCTGCTGCTCCAATTCCCGCCTGACCCAGGGAAGAAGACCCAGAAAGGCCAAAGATTCATCAAAGCAG ATCTCAGCCACATCTGGAGGCCCCACAGGAGTCCAGCCAGAGGAGCCACATGCCAGCCAAGCTGGCTGTCTGCAAGATGCACGCAGGGAAGACTGGTCAGCTGGACTCCCTACGTCCCAGCAACACAACCATCCTCCTCCCTCtttgggaaagaagagagaagatcCCAGGAACCTCAGGCCCTCCCAGAGCATGTGGGAGTCAGAGGGGGAGGAGCTTCAGCAAGACCAGAAGGGAGCCCCAAGGACTGGAGTCTCCCTGGAGAACTCAACACTCAGCTTCCAGGGGCAGGGCGAGGGAACCAAAGGGGCTCTGAGGGAGATAGAGGCAGAagctgagggcagaggggctCTGCCAGGTGCAGAGGGTCAGAGAACAACAGCAGGGGCTCACGAAGGGGAAGCAGAATGGGGTCATGTCCATACACTGCTAGCCCCCAGCCCCAAAGAGATGATAATGGACACAATGTCAAGGAACAGGCAGGGGTGGGGAATGCCTCACATTCCAAGGGAGCCCCAGGTCCTCCGGGGCCTGGGAGCAAAGGAAGGCTGCACCACAGAGAAGCTACAAGAGCAAGGAGTGACCAGTGTGACCGGAAGGGAGGAGCAAGCAGAAGTGGCCTTGAAGGATGTGGTCAAG AGCCTTAGACAAGGGCTCTGGAAGACCAAGGAGCAGGCCCAGCACCAGGAGCAGCTGTTGAAGGAGCAGGAATGGCTGCTGAAGACACTGCAGGAACAGCTCAGCAG